The Nitrospira sp. KM1 genome includes a window with the following:
- a CDS encoding glycine zipper domain-containing protein, which yields MTYRYVLIVLTLCTWMAGEATAGLDVFVYPSKGQSKDQQELDEFACYKWGKEQTGFDPTQTVQQAAPPQQHGQVVGGAARGAALGAIGGAIAGDAGKGAAIGAAVGGGAGAMRRRGQARQAEAAQQKAEEKYEASLAGYKRAFSACMTGRGYTVS from the coding sequence ATGACATATCGCTATGTACTGATCGTCCTGACGTTGTGCACATGGATGGCCGGCGAGGCAACCGCCGGCCTCGACGTGTTTGTCTATCCGAGCAAAGGACAGAGCAAGGATCAGCAAGAACTGGATGAGTTTGCCTGTTATAAATGGGGCAAGGAGCAAACAGGATTTGATCCGACTCAGACGGTGCAACAGGCCGCTCCACCCCAGCAACACGGTCAAGTGGTCGGCGGCGCCGCCAGAGGCGCTGCTTTGGGGGCGATCGGCGGAGCGATCGCAGGAGATGCCGGGAAGGGTGCGGCCATCGGGGCGGCCGTGGGTGGAGGAGCCGGCGCGATGAGGCGCAGAGGCCAAGCTCGGCAGGCCGAGGCGGCGCAACAGAAAGCCGAGGAGAAGTATGAAGCCAGCCTCGCCGGCTATAAGCGCGCATTCTCTGCCTGCATGACCGGACGAGGCTACACGGTCAGCTGA
- a CDS encoding HdeD family acid-resistance protein → MNHIQMLDQLSGNWGWVFLRGAAGVTFGILALAWPGVTLVVLTLCFGAYALTDGIFALLAAYRRREGRNPVWPWVLVGLLGVGAGTTTFLWPEMTALALLMFIAFWALFIGILQIAAAIRLRKAIDNEWLLGASGGLSVLFGVLMIASPGAGAVAVAWMIGIYSIAFGILLIVLGLRLKRFHDRRHQHRHAGAAQSG, encoded by the coding sequence ATGAACCATATCCAGATGTTGGATCAACTCAGCGGAAACTGGGGATGGGTGTTCTTGCGCGGAGCGGCCGGGGTGACGTTCGGCATCCTCGCTTTGGCCTGGCCCGGCGTCACTCTCGTGGTCCTCACGCTATGTTTCGGCGCCTATGCGTTGACAGACGGCATCTTTGCCTTATTGGCGGCGTACCGGAGGCGTGAGGGACGCAACCCGGTATGGCCGTGGGTGTTAGTTGGGCTTCTGGGTGTCGGTGCCGGGACTACGACGTTTCTCTGGCCGGAGATGACGGCATTGGCCCTCCTGATGTTCATTGCCTTCTGGGCTTTGTTCATCGGCATACTCCAAATTGCCGCGGCGATTCGTCTGCGCAAGGCAATCGACAACGAATGGTTACTTGGCGCGTCGGGCGGCTTATCCGTGCTCTTCGGTGTACTTATGATTGCGAGTCCAGGCGCTGGTGCCGTGGCTGTCGCCTGGATGATCGGGATCTATTCGATCGCATTCGGCATATTGCTTATCGTGCTCGGGCTCCGGTTGAAGAGATTTCACGACAGGAGACACCAGCACAGACATGCCGGTGCAGCCCAAAGCGGTTGA
- a CDS encoding DUF1254 domain-containing protein, producing the protein MTAILCLAVGAAHAESRFDALAELSYSENRPTAETAQALRDEVLFQRATQIYLWALPLLNTLGMKEGSEQAFGSGYKILPVWKRRLDANTLITTPNSDVIYAMGYVDLGADGPLVFEAPPKLQGILLDFWQRPIPADGGKYFGDVGLAGPDKGRGGKFLLLPPGYKGHVPKGYYGYRSSTNNVFIFLRAFYQDPDNLTPAVELIERSRIYPLGRKEDAGGMVFPDASGVPVNMLPATDSRAFDQLKRLIDSENRTVADKDWLGMLASIGIVKGEPFSPDAHAREILDRAAKTAYKMSRVIGFQDVVSGRSFLIYPDRRWLNPVADGTPDKPAGPFDLAWKRTQEGYLDLDMRIWFFTNYYSISPGMMSQIPGKGARYMVAFVDSQGAMLSGGTQYRLRLPPAIPAANFWSVTVYEAENGSGLANGRPFPSLGSRDKPMTNDDGSTDLFLGPTAPEGRESNWLATVPGKGYFAILRLYGPTGSALDKSWKPGDIESITATEVSEKEAHDLTNR; encoded by the coding sequence TTGACTGCCATACTCTGCCTGGCAGTCGGCGCTGCGCATGCCGAATCACGGTTCGATGCATTGGCGGAATTATCGTACAGTGAAAACCGTCCCACAGCTGAGACGGCACAGGCCCTTCGCGATGAGGTGCTGTTTCAACGCGCAACTCAGATCTATCTTTGGGCCTTGCCGCTACTGAATACACTCGGCATGAAAGAAGGGTCGGAGCAGGCGTTCGGATCAGGCTATAAAATTCTGCCCGTGTGGAAGCGACGGCTCGATGCCAATACATTGATCACAACTCCGAACTCCGATGTCATCTACGCGATGGGGTACGTGGATCTTGGCGCAGATGGTCCGCTCGTGTTTGAAGCTCCGCCGAAGCTTCAGGGCATCCTGCTCGATTTCTGGCAACGACCAATTCCAGCCGACGGCGGAAAGTATTTCGGGGATGTCGGACTGGCCGGCCCTGACAAGGGAAGGGGAGGAAAATTCCTCCTGTTGCCTCCCGGGTACAAGGGTCACGTACCGAAAGGCTATTACGGCTATCGATCCTCCACAAACAACGTGTTCATATTTCTGCGGGCCTTTTATCAAGATCCGGACAATCTGACCCCGGCCGTGGAATTGATCGAACGATCAAGAATTTATCCATTGGGCAGAAAAGAGGACGCCGGTGGGATGGTATTTCCCGATGCCTCCGGCGTGCCGGTCAACATGCTGCCGGCCACTGACAGTCGGGCATTTGATCAACTCAAGCGTCTGATAGACAGCGAGAATCGAACCGTTGCGGATAAGGATTGGCTGGGCATGCTGGCGTCGATTGGAATCGTCAAAGGGGAACCATTTAGCCCGGATGCGCACGCTCGCGAGATTTTGGATCGGGCTGCCAAGACCGCCTACAAGATGAGCCGCGTCATTGGCTTTCAAGATGTCGTAAGCGGGCGCTCATTTCTCATATATCCGGATCGCCGCTGGCTCAATCCGGTCGCCGATGGTACGCCCGACAAACCGGCAGGCCCATTCGATCTGGCTTGGAAACGCACTCAAGAAGGATATCTCGATCTCGACATGCGGATCTGGTTTTTTACCAACTACTATTCGATCAGTCCAGGGATGATGTCGCAGATACCTGGGAAAGGAGCCAGGTACATGGTCGCGTTTGTGGATAGCCAGGGCGCCATGTTATCCGGAGGAACACAGTATCGCTTGAGGCTTCCTCCTGCTATTCCGGCAGCCAATTTCTGGTCTGTGACTGTCTACGAAGCCGAAAACGGGTCGGGCCTGGCCAATGGCCGACCCTTTCCTTCCCTAGGTTCTCGCGACAAGCCAATGACCAACGATGATGGTTCGACGGATCTGTTTCTCGGGCCGACGGCGCCGGAGGGCAGGGAAAGTAACTGGCTTGCCACGGTACCGGGCAAGGGATACTTTGCCATTCTGAGACTCTATGGTCCCACCGGGTCAGCCCTCGATAAATCGTGGAAGCCGGGCGACATTGAATCCATAACGGCGACCGAAGTGTCCGAGAAGGAAGCGCACGATCTCACCAATAGATGA
- a CDS encoding DUF1254 domain-containing protein: MRCTRKAVLLALVVFLVSAPLSAHAKSARQTPAPPPKPVPVTVDNFIRAESDLYFSNVVKDHGFGEFKHNRVVTPLDKQNVIRMNRDTLYSGAVFDLDAGPVTITLPEAGARFMSMQVITEDHLSPTVAYKAGSYTLSHDDIDTRYIMVAVRILVDAMDMKDLQQAHALQDAIKVEQAGAGHFEVPYWDAVSQKKIRDALLVLGSSVPDSKQMFGTKEQISPLRHLIGSATAWGGNPETEAAYLNVTPQRNDGVTVHTLTVRDVPVDGFWSISVYNSRGYFEANKYDAYSLNSITSKKRIDGSVTVQFGGCNGKVANCLPIMRGWNYIVRLYRPHPEILTGSWVFPEAQPMK; encoded by the coding sequence ATGAGATGTACACGAAAGGCAGTACTGCTCGCGCTTGTCGTCTTTTTGGTGTCGGCACCGCTCAGTGCGCATGCCAAATCCGCTCGTCAAACTCCTGCCCCACCACCCAAGCCTGTTCCGGTCACGGTAGACAATTTCATCCGGGCTGAATCGGATCTCTATTTCAGTAATGTTGTGAAAGATCACGGGTTCGGCGAATTTAAACACAATCGCGTCGTGACTCCGCTTGATAAGCAGAACGTAATACGCATGAACCGCGACACGCTGTATTCGGGAGCGGTGTTTGATCTGGATGCAGGGCCGGTCACAATCACACTTCCCGAGGCCGGGGCACGATTTATGTCGATGCAGGTGATCACAGAGGACCATCTGTCGCCAACCGTCGCCTATAAGGCCGGAAGCTACACATTGTCGCATGACGACATCGATACACGGTACATCATGGTGGCAGTTCGTATCCTCGTGGATGCAATGGACATGAAAGACCTACAGCAGGCGCATGCGCTTCAAGATGCCATCAAGGTAGAGCAGGCCGGCGCCGGTCATTTCGAGGTGCCTTACTGGGATGCGGTCAGTCAAAAGAAGATACGCGATGCGCTGTTGGTGCTTGGCTCCTCAGTTCCAGACTCGAAGCAAATGTTCGGGACGAAGGAACAGATCTCTCCGTTGCGTCACCTCATCGGCTCGGCCACCGCCTGGGGCGGTAACCCGGAGACGGAAGCCGCCTACCTAAACGTCACCCCTCAAAGAAATGACGGAGTCACCGTCCACACCTTGACCGTCAGGGATGTCCCGGTTGACGGCTTTTGGTCCATCAGTGTCTACAATTCCAGGGGATATTTCGAAGCCAACAAATATGACGCCTATTCGTTGAACAGCATCACGTCCAAGAAGCGGATCGACGGCTCGGTGACCGTGCAGTTTGGAGGGTGCAACGGAAAGGTTGCCAATTGCCTTCCGATTATGCGTGGCTGGAATTATATCGTGCGACTCTACCGGCCACATCCCGAAATCCTGACCGGTTCCTGGGTGTTTCCTGAAGCCCAACCAATGAAGTAA
- a CDS encoding DUF333 domain-containing protein, with product MCQDRNPASQRCAAGGKTHRADPIDGHGQFGVCVFEENRQCEEWALFRVHCQTGGVNVTGYSASAGRYCAITGGRYPVTQHSGARMKPASASRRMARGARRRPTRSEFATELLKNDKARGNDAN from the coding sequence ATATGTCAAGATCGCAATCCGGCGTCACAACGTTGTGCAGCCGGAGGGAAGACTCATCGAGCCGACCCGATCGACGGCCATGGACAATTTGGAGTGTGTGTCTTTGAGGAGAATCGTCAGTGCGAAGAATGGGCACTGTTCCGCGTGCATTGTCAGACCGGAGGAGTAAACGTGACCGGGTATTCCGCCTCAGCCGGGCGCTATTGCGCCATCACCGGCGGTCGTTATCCGGTAACCCAACACAGCGGGGCACGGATGAAACCGGCGTCTGCGAGTCGCCGAATGGCAAGAGGTGCGAGGCGGCGGCCTACTAGAAGCGAGTTTGCAACTGAATTGTTGAAGAACGACAAGGCGAGAGGGAATGATGCCAACTGA
- a CDS encoding ubiquinol-cytochrome c reductase iron-sulfur subunit, which produces MMPTDEHEKSETGDLIVPTGTRRSFFEWVTRAAAGLIGLSLAIPLAGYVVSPTLKRRESKWSEVGTIDELTGGIPKALDYVATIRDGYVESKIHKAVWAVKQPDGAVTVFSPMCTHLGCGYTWNDEEKKFKCPCHGSVYDISGQVIAGPAPRPLDRLPAKVENGRVLVMYKEFKSGSREQTEI; this is translated from the coding sequence ATGATGCCAACTGATGAGCATGAAAAGTCTGAGACCGGAGACCTGATTGTTCCGACGGGGACCCGACGCAGTTTTTTCGAGTGGGTCACGCGCGCCGCAGCGGGCTTGATCGGCCTGAGTCTTGCGATTCCTCTGGCGGGATACGTGGTTTCTCCCACTCTGAAGCGCCGCGAGTCCAAATGGTCTGAGGTCGGAACCATAGATGAACTCACAGGCGGAATTCCCAAGGCGCTGGATTATGTCGCCACGATCCGTGACGGCTATGTCGAGTCGAAGATTCATAAAGCCGTTTGGGCGGTCAAGCAGCCGGATGGCGCCGTGACGGTCTTCTCTCCCATGTGCACGCATCTGGGCTGCGGCTATACGTGGAACGATGAGGAAAAAAAGTTCAAATGTCCCTGCCACGGCAGTGTGTATGACATCTCGGGGCAGGTGATTGCCGGCCCTGCCCCGCGGCCGCTCGACCGCCTTCCGGCAAAAGTCGAAAATGGGCGTGTGTTGGTGATGTACAAAGAGTTCAAATCGGGGAGCCGCGAACAGACGGAAATCTAG
- the nirK gene encoding copper-containing nitrite reductase — protein MGRAAFGCFLLVVCNIPPDVSAQPVTLVKQSDAKRGVPGTTPANELATIETVTTHAPSVPPPIRRRQPAKVKVELETTEVALPLSEGIDYTFWTFGGKVPGKFIRVREGDTVEFHLMNHPDSRFPHNIDLHAVTGPGGGAASSNTAPGKRTQFTFKALNPGLYVYHCATAPVGEHVANGMYGLILVEPAAGLSAVDREYYVMQSDFYTAGKYGEHGHQAFDMLKAVDEHPTYVVFNGAVGSLMGEHALKAKVGDRIRLFVGNGGPNLVSSFHVIGEIFDRVYAEAGTRFSEHIQTTLVPAGGAAIVEFKVDVPGSYKLVDHSILRAFNKGALGELAVTGSENTAIYSGKQAESDYQAPTVASGKRPEPVPANGTPASVATGATLYKTYCMGCHQSEGQGLPGTFPPLAKSDFLMADKARSVRTVLHGLTGPIQVNGQKYNGVMPPMGHLKNEEVAGILSYVRSSWGNEGDPVSPAEVAAGRGERSH, from the coding sequence ATGGGCCGGGCCGCCTTTGGTTGTTTTCTACTCGTCGTCTGCAACATACCGCCTGACGTATCAGCGCAACCCGTTACATTGGTCAAGCAGTCGGATGCCAAACGCGGCGTTCCCGGAACCACGCCGGCCAATGAGCTTGCGACGATCGAGACGGTCACGACCCATGCGCCATCGGTGCCACCTCCTATCAGACGTCGCCAGCCCGCGAAGGTCAAGGTCGAGTTGGAGACGACGGAGGTCGCGCTACCTCTATCGGAAGGAATCGACTATACGTTCTGGACGTTCGGGGGCAAGGTCCCGGGAAAATTTATCCGTGTGCGCGAGGGCGATACAGTCGAATTTCACCTGATGAATCATCCCGACAGTCGATTTCCCCATAACATCGACCTGCATGCCGTCACCGGACCGGGCGGAGGAGCCGCCAGCAGCAATACGGCGCCTGGAAAACGGACACAGTTTACCTTCAAAGCGCTGAATCCGGGTTTGTACGTCTATCACTGCGCCACTGCCCCCGTGGGTGAACACGTCGCGAATGGGATGTACGGACTGATTCTCGTCGAACCGGCTGCAGGATTGTCGGCTGTAGATCGGGAGTATTATGTCATGCAGAGCGACTTCTATACGGCAGGAAAGTACGGTGAGCATGGTCATCAGGCTTTCGATATGCTCAAAGCCGTCGACGAGCATCCGACGTACGTCGTCTTTAACGGCGCCGTCGGCTCGTTGATGGGCGAACATGCGTTGAAGGCCAAGGTTGGCGACCGTATCAGGCTGTTTGTGGGCAACGGCGGACCTAATCTGGTGTCGAGCTTCCACGTGATCGGTGAGATCTTCGATCGGGTGTATGCGGAAGCAGGGACGCGATTCTCGGAGCATATTCAGACCACGCTGGTGCCTGCAGGAGGCGCCGCCATCGTGGAATTCAAAGTCGACGTGCCAGGTTCCTACAAGCTTGTCGATCATTCGATCCTTCGTGCGTTCAATAAGGGCGCCCTTGGCGAGTTGGCCGTCACGGGTTCGGAGAATACAGCGATCTATTCGGGGAAGCAGGCGGAATCGGACTATCAAGCGCCAACCGTTGCGTCAGGCAAACGTCCGGAACCGGTGCCGGCCAACGGTACTCCGGCATCTGTTGCCACAGGCGCGACCCTCTATAAGACATACTGCATGGGTTGTCATCAATCCGAAGGACAGGGGCTGCCGGGTACATTTCCACCGCTGGCGAAGTCCGACTTTCTCATGGCCGACAAAGCACGCTCGGTCCGGACCGTCCTGCATGGTTTGACCGGGCCGATTCAGGTCAACGGGCAAAAATACAATGGTGTCATGCCACCGATGGGACACCTCAAGAATGAGGAAGTCGCCGGTATTCTGAGCTATGTCAGAAGCTCTTGGGGGAATGAGGGCGATCCGGTCTCTCCCGCCGAGGTGGCAGCCGGCCGGGGAGAGCGTTCGCATTGA
- a CDS encoding cytochrome b N-terminal domain-containing protein, with protein sequence MQLRIYDWMDRRLKLKALEKTLLDEPIPGGASWIYVFGSATLFLFVLQAVTGMFLAIYYAPTPDHAYDSVQFIEGQVAFGWFVRGLHHWGASGMVVAVGLHMLQVFLYGAYKPPREMMWIVGVILLLLVLGFAFTGYLLPWDQTAYWATQVGINMVGTVPLVGDFLARVMRGGETLGALTLSRFFAIHVLFLPAVIILGIMVHLFILRRVGPAGPWDEKKASAKREAFYPRQVYMDAVVMLVVFATLAVLATSVPFPLTDKANPSDTSFVPVPEWYFLFYYELLKHVHGPLEPLVTWVLPALFITTLILWPFLDRKVSRSPASRPIGMTLGVVFLLVVFSLLGISLKNLYAVKRTDPAIAQGKAVFARFGCAGCHRIHGEGGAVGPDLSYEGDSRPDREWHHRHFKDPQSTSPGSIMPKFPLTDQELNELTSYILSLKKTAT encoded by the coding sequence ATGCAATTACGAATATATGACTGGATGGATCGTCGGCTGAAGCTCAAGGCGCTTGAGAAGACGCTGTTGGACGAACCGATTCCGGGTGGTGCCAGTTGGATTTATGTGTTTGGGTCGGCCACGCTGTTTCTTTTCGTGCTGCAGGCCGTCACCGGAATGTTCCTTGCCATCTACTACGCACCCACACCGGACCATGCCTATGACAGCGTGCAGTTCATCGAGGGCCAGGTTGCATTCGGCTGGTTCGTCCGCGGTCTTCATCACTGGGGAGCCTCCGGGATGGTGGTCGCAGTGGGCCTCCACATGCTCCAGGTGTTTCTCTACGGCGCCTACAAGCCGCCGCGCGAGATGATGTGGATCGTCGGAGTGATCTTGCTGCTGCTCGTGCTTGGGTTTGCATTCACCGGCTATCTGCTGCCCTGGGACCAGACTGCTTATTGGGCCACGCAGGTCGGGATCAATATGGTGGGGACGGTTCCTCTCGTCGGAGACTTTCTCGCGCGAGTCATGCGGGGAGGCGAGACGCTCGGAGCATTGACCCTTTCGCGGTTTTTCGCCATCCATGTGCTCTTTCTTCCGGCAGTGATCATCCTGGGTATCATGGTGCACCTCTTCATTCTCCGCCGGGTCGGCCCCGCCGGACCTTGGGACGAGAAGAAGGCGTCCGCCAAGCGTGAGGCATTTTATCCGCGGCAGGTCTATATGGATGCCGTGGTGATGTTGGTCGTATTCGCTACGCTTGCCGTTCTCGCCACGTCCGTACCGTTTCCTCTTACGGACAAGGCCAATCCATCGGACACGAGCTTCGTCCCTGTTCCTGAATGGTACTTTCTGTTCTATTACGAATTGCTCAAGCACGTGCACGGCCCGCTGGAGCCGCTGGTGACCTGGGTGCTGCCGGCTCTTTTCATCACCACGCTCATATTGTGGCCGTTCCTCGACCGTAAGGTATCGCGCAGCCCTGCCTCTCGACCGATTGGGATGACGCTCGGGGTAGTATTTCTCCTCGTCGTCTTCTCGCTGTTGGGGATTTCCTTGAAGAACCTATATGCCGTGAAACGGACCGATCCGGCCATTGCTCAAGGCAAGGCGGTTTTTGCGCGATTCGGCTGCGCGGGCTGCCATCGGATACATGGCGAGGGTGGAGCCGTCGGGCCTGATCTTTCCTATGAAGGGGACAGCCGCCCCGATCGGGAATGGCACCATCGCCACTTCAAGGATCCTCAATCGACTTCGCCGGGGTCGATCATGCCAAAATTCCCATTGACCGACCAAGAATTGAACGAGTTGACAAGCTATATCCTGTCACTCAAGAAGACAGCAACATAG
- a CDS encoding arylsulfatase: protein MRFTSLVMGLVAIISAAGTMPQEARAAEHKKPNILVIWGDDIGVHNISAYNHGIMGYHTPNIDRLAREGAMFTDAYGEQSCTAGRAAFMLGQHPFRTGLLTIGMPGSPHGIPDWTPTIADIMKEQGYMTAQFGKNHFGDRDNHLPTAHGFDEFFGNLYHLNAEEEPEGYYYPKDPEFRKNYGPRGVLKVAADGKIQDTGPLTRRRMETVDEEFFAAAVDYLDRAKKADKPFFIWFNTTRMHVWTHLKKESDRVTGIGLYPDGMVEHDKMVGAMLKKLEDLGMADNTIVMYSTDNGAETVTWPDGGITPFHGEKGTTFEGGHRVPLIVKWPGVIKPGTVSNEPIAHNDWMPTFASAAGMSDAVERLKRGTKLHGKDFKVHLDGYDFLPYLKGEAKKGPREEYFYFGQGGELNAVRWNDWKVNFAMIDGNIATGTRKVTGWPIIVNLRADPYEKMPFESGSYIRWYADNLWLFVPIQQKIKAFFTDFDKYPYQAGASLNAAGINYQSLKVMEALKRLQQLETLAPPGN, encoded by the coding sequence ATGAGGTTCACGAGTTTGGTGATGGGCTTGGTGGCGATCATCTCTGCCGCGGGAACGATGCCTCAAGAAGCCCGCGCGGCGGAACACAAAAAGCCGAACATCTTGGTGATTTGGGGCGATGACATCGGAGTGCATAACATCAGTGCGTACAATCACGGAATCATGGGGTATCACACTCCGAATATTGATCGCCTTGCAAGAGAAGGAGCGATGTTCACCGATGCTTATGGTGAGCAATCGTGCACGGCCGGCCGGGCGGCATTTATGCTCGGGCAACATCCTTTCAGGACGGGATTGCTGACCATCGGAATGCCGGGTTCGCCGCACGGTATTCCTGATTGGACACCGACGATCGCCGACATTATGAAAGAGCAGGGGTATATGACGGCGCAGTTCGGGAAGAACCACTTCGGTGACCGCGACAACCATCTGCCCACCGCGCACGGCTTCGATGAATTCTTCGGCAACCTCTACCATTTGAACGCTGAAGAAGAGCCGGAAGGGTATTACTATCCCAAAGATCCTGAATTCAGGAAGAACTACGGGCCGCGCGGCGTGCTGAAAGTCGCTGCAGATGGAAAAATCCAGGATACGGGTCCGTTGACTCGCAGGCGCATGGAAACCGTGGACGAAGAATTTTTTGCCGCGGCGGTGGATTATCTGGACCGGGCCAAGAAAGCCGACAAACCTTTCTTCATCTGGTTCAATACCACGCGGATGCACGTCTGGACGCATCTCAAGAAGGAAAGCGACCGAGTCACGGGCATCGGACTCTATCCGGACGGCATGGTCGAGCACGATAAGATGGTTGGGGCCATGCTCAAGAAGCTCGAAGACCTCGGAATGGCGGACAACACCATCGTGATGTATTCAACCGACAACGGTGCGGAAACCGTTACATGGCCCGACGGAGGAATTACACCGTTTCACGGGGAGAAAGGCACGACCTTTGAGGGGGGACATCGGGTTCCGTTGATCGTCAAGTGGCCGGGTGTCATCAAGCCCGGCACGGTCTCAAACGAGCCGATTGCACACAACGACTGGATGCCGACCTTCGCCTCGGCCGCCGGTATGTCCGATGCCGTCGAACGCCTCAAGCGGGGCACCAAACTTCACGGGAAGGACTTTAAGGTGCATCTCGACGGCTATGATTTTCTCCCGTACTTGAAAGGCGAGGCCAAAAAGGGACCGCGCGAAGAATATTTCTACTTCGGCCAAGGTGGCGAATTAAACGCCGTTCGATGGAATGACTGGAAAGTGAATTTCGCCATGATCGACGGCAATATCGCCACCGGGACGCGCAAGGTCACTGGTTGGCCGATCATCGTCAACTTGCGGGCGGACCCTTACGAAAAGATGCCCTTCGAGTCCGGATCGTACATTCGGTGGTATGCCGATAACTTATGGTTGTTCGTCCCCATTCAACAAAAGATCAAGGCGTTCTTCACAGATTTTGACAAGTATCCATACCAAGCCGGCGCGAGCTTGAACGCGGCTGGTATCAACTATCAGAGCTTAAAAGTGATGGAAGCTCTGAAGCGCTTGCAACAGCTGGAGACCCTCGCGCCCCCTGGCAATTGA
- a CDS encoding outer membrane protein yields MKQVKQLVQITVVGVLLICGGGPVAFAQDSDTVESFRSKRWEILLSPQYTLAKNLGFDGGTTGKVNDTWGFGLQIGYNFNEHWNLAGYFSWSQPDYQAVVQPAPGNPGPARNISGELQMNTFGLAVTYNILKGPLTPYVEGVIGGTHIHTDIADGPPVVGCYFDPWFGYICGASQPTKSDTFFSTGVGGGLRWDVNKYFLLRGGVRQQWVDISNTGMPGFTTFKIDIGFKF; encoded by the coding sequence ATGAAACAGGTGAAACAACTCGTCCAGATCACAGTAGTGGGGGTTCTCCTAATATGTGGTGGCGGGCCCGTTGCCTTTGCGCAGGATTCGGACACGGTTGAATCATTTCGAAGCAAACGGTGGGAGATCCTCCTCTCGCCCCAATATACGTTGGCAAAAAATCTTGGGTTCGACGGCGGAACGACCGGCAAGGTCAATGATACCTGGGGATTTGGACTCCAGATCGGCTATAACTTCAACGAGCACTGGAACCTCGCCGGCTATTTTTCGTGGAGTCAACCGGATTATCAAGCGGTCGTCCAGCCGGCTCCTGGAAATCCTGGACCTGCCCGCAACATCAGCGGGGAACTCCAGATGAACACATTTGGGCTCGCCGTGACGTACAACATCTTGAAGGGACCGCTGACACCCTACGTCGAAGGTGTCATCGGAGGAACTCATATCCATACTGATATCGCCGACGGTCCTCCCGTCGTCGGCTGTTACTTCGATCCATGGTTCGGGTACATCTGCGGCGCAAGTCAACCGACCAAGTCAGACACGTTTTTTAGCACAGGCGTCGGAGGTGGGTTACGTTGGGACGTTAACAAGTACTTCCTGCTCCGGGGGGGAGTGAGGCAGCAGTGGGTTGATATTTCCAATACGGGAATGCCTGGGTTTACGACCTTCAAGATCGACATTGGCTTTAAGTTTTAG
- a CDS encoding universal stress protein yields the protein MSTVSVDVPVLKHIFHPSDFSAASDTAFAHALKAALVAQAGLTILHVAKDEKRDWTNFPGVRETLIRWDLLPRNSVTADVSRLGIGVEKVQAFHDDPVESVTAYLEKHHADLIVLATDQNKERTLWLSRSIAAPIARKSRQMTLFIPKGTYGFVSMKDGSITLKNVLIPIAAAPSAQPAIHAVMRLIHRLNCPSGTVTLLHVGDKNSLPHLQLPDIKGWNWNTVVRNGDIIDVILDMASEIKADLIAMTTEGRNGFLDALRGSHSERVLRRTPCPLLAIPADGLMASMM from the coding sequence ATGTCGACAGTTTCGGTGGACGTTCCGGTTCTCAAGCATATCTTTCACCCATCAGATTTTAGCGCAGCGAGCGACACGGCGTTTGCACATGCGCTGAAAGCCGCGTTGGTCGCTCAGGCCGGGTTGACGATTCTTCACGTGGCCAAAGATGAAAAAAGAGACTGGACGAACTTTCCGGGAGTACGGGAAACTTTGATCCGGTGGGATTTATTACCGAGGAACAGTGTGACGGCCGATGTTTCAAGGCTCGGGATTGGTGTGGAGAAGGTCCAGGCGTTTCACGATGATCCTGTGGAATCCGTTACGGCCTATCTCGAGAAACATCATGCGGATCTCATCGTGCTGGCTACCGATCAAAATAAGGAACGGACACTGTGGCTCAGTCGATCCATTGCGGCTCCTATCGCCCGCAAATCACGCCAGATGACGCTTTTCATTCCGAAGGGGACATATGGATTTGTGTCGATGAAGGATGGATCCATTACTTTGAAAAATGTCTTGATTCCCATTGCCGCGGCTCCATCAGCTCAACCCGCCATCCATGCTGTGATGCGTTTGATCCATCGGCTTAATTGTCCGTCCGGCACTGTGACCCTGCTTCATGTGGGAGACAAGAACAGCCTGCCCCACCTTCAGTTACCCGATATCAAAGGGTGGAACTGGAATACGGTCGTTCGGAATGGAGACATCATCGACGTCATTCTCGATATGGCATCGGAGATCAAAGCCGATCTGATCGCCATGACGACGGAAGGGCGAAATGGATTTCTCGACGCGTTGCGGGGCAGCCACAGCGAGCGCGTCCTCCGGAGAACGCCCTGTCCCTTGCTGGCCATCCCAGCGGACGGCCTTATGGCTTCGATGATGTAG